The proteins below are encoded in one region of uncultured Eubacteriales bacterium:
- a CDS encoding Phosphotransferase system PTS lactose/cellobiose-specific IIA subunit gives MDTNLVAFSLIAEAGNAKSLAIQAINQGLNREFTQAEDSIEECEQSLIAAHGKQTELLRGEMAGQSAEVTLMMVHAQDHLNGALLLKDLSKLLLKMSRQIAALEGEKNQ, from the coding sequence ATGGACACCAATCTTGTGGCGTTCTCGCTGATCGCTGAAGCGGGAAACGCGAAAAGTCTGGCGATTCAGGCCATCAATCAGGGCCTAAACAGGGAGTTTACGCAGGCGGAGGACTCCATCGAGGAGTGTGAGCAGTCCCTCATCGCCGCCCACGGCAAGCAGACCGAGCTGCTCCGCGGGGAGATGGCGGGTCAGAGTGCGGAGGTGACCTTGATGATGGTCCACGCGCAGGACCACTTGAATGGCGCCCTGTTGCTCAAGGATTTGTCGAAACTCCTGCTGAAGATGAGCCGTCAGATCGCCGCGTTGGAAGGAGAGAAAAATCAGTGA
- a CDS encoding putative phosphocarrier protein HPr (Evidence 3 : Function proposed based on presence of conserved amino acid motif, structural feature or limited homology) — MEIASVQVKNKMGLHARPIAKLVKVSESISSIVKLRTARATANISNIYELMALGLECGDQVDVLVEGGDAVSDLAHIKELFETSFGEE, encoded by the coding sequence ATGGAAATCGCGAGCGTACAGGTAAAAAACAAGATGGGGCTGCACGCCAGACCCATCGCCAAGCTGGTAAAGGTATCCGAGTCTATTAGCTCCATCGTCAAGCTGCGCACAGCGCGGGCTACGGCGAACATCTCAAATATATATGAACTGATGGCGCTGGGGCTGGAATGCGGCGACCAGGTGGACGTTCTCGTCGAGGGCGGCGACGCCGTAAGCGATCTCGCCCACATCAAGGAACTGTTTGAAACCAGCTTTGGAGAGGAATGA